The sequence AAAAGAGACAGAGGGGAGAGCAGCAGCGAGGGAAGGTGAGCTGCGGCGGCAGAGGCCGCAGTAGAAGAAAGCGCCACCTacatatctctatctcctaTCTGTCCAGCTATTATATAGATGCAGGTATAATTATATAGCCATTTAGATAGggattagagagagagagagaagagcgtagagagggagaggggattTTGTATAGGAGAGACAGAGAGGGGGTAGTTGATGGGGAGGGTTTGATGGGGTTGCGCCgttttttctccctttttgctTCCCGGATCCAGCCGCCGTCGCCGGGTCCTTCCGGCGATTCGGAGTCCTTGGATTGGATGCGTTCTTCGTTCTAGGTTCGTCCGCTGTTTCTTgcgttggggggggggggtcgttCTTGGGGTTTCTTGGATCGGTTCGGGTTTGGTGTTCCTGGATTGGCTGGGTGGGGAATTTGGTTCGTGAGGATCCATTCTTGGGGGCTTCTCAGATCTCAGATTCTTGATGGGAGCCATTGTTCTTTACGATTTCTTGCTAAATTCGTTTCCCCCCTTTTGTTTCTTCCTGCAGATCGGAGCAAGACAAGCGGTGCAAATCtcgagaagaggaggaggtggtagGATCGAGGCGGCTCCTGTCTAGTTTGTTCTTGTTCCTGCCGCATCCGGTCCTCCCAAGAACGGCCGCGGGAATGGATCTCTGCGACaagggggaggagggggaggacaTGGCGCTGCAAGGCGGGGACTCCTGCCTCGCGCCCACGGAGTCGCAGTGGGCGGAGGGGCTCCTTGGCGGCGGTGGCGTTGGCCACAAGCGGCGCGCGCCGGAAGACTCCGTGGAGGAGGTCCAGGAGCTGGACGAGGCCGACTGCTGCGGCGGTGGCAAGCGCAGCAAGCCGTCGTCACCGCAGCCACACACCCCTGACATCCGTGAGGCGCATGCCCCCTGCCGCCGCATAGTGGTGGCCGGCGGTGGGGGTAACCTCATAGGGGAAATTGGCCGTGACCTGTCCATCAGCTGCCTCCTCCGGCTCTCCCGATCGGAGTACGGCTCTGTGGCGTCGCTGAGCAGGGATTTCCGGTCTCTGGTGCGTGGAGGGGAGATCTACCGGCTGCGGCGGCAGAATAACATCTCTGAGCACTGGGTATACTTCTCCTGCAATGTTTTGGAATGGGATGCATATGACCTGTACAGCGAGCGCAGGATCTCAGTGCCCAAGATGCCGCCTGATGAGTGCTTCATGTGCTCAGACAAAGAGTCGCTTGCTGTGGGTACCGAGCTGCTCGTGTTTGGGATGGCACACATTGTCTTCAGATACAGCATACTGACTAACTCTTGGACAAGAGGCGAAGTGATGAATTCGCCCCGGTGTCTGTTTGGGTCAGCAAGCATTGGGGAGAAGGCATATGTTGCTGGCGGCACTGATTCTGGTGGCAGGATACTCAGCTCAGCAGAGCTGTACAACTCTGAAACACATAGATGGACGCCCCTCCCAAGCATGAATAGGGCTCGGAAGAATTGCTCTGGGGTGTTCATGGATGGCAAGTTTTATGTTATAGGTggcgtgaccaacaacaacaaggTCTTGACCTGTGGTGAAGAGTATGACGTACAGAGCCGGTCTTGGAAGGTGATTGAGAACATGTCTGAAGGTCTCAATGGAGTGAGCGGTGCACCCCCACTTATTGCAGTTGTGAAGAATGAGCTGTATGCAGCTGATTACAGCGAGAAGGATGTGAAGAAGTACGACAAGCAGAATAATAAGTGGATCACGCTTGGTAAATTACCCGAGCGATCTGTGTCCATGAATGGCTGGGGTCTTGCATTCAGGGCATGTGGTGAGAGGCTGATTGTCATTGGTGGCCCAAGAACTTCTGTTGGGGGCACGATTGAGCTCAACTCGTGGGTTCCGGATGACAAGCCACCTGTGTGGAATTTGATTGCCAGACGACCATCTGGGAACTTTGTGTATAATTGCGCTGTGATGGGCTGCTGAGTTAACTCGATCAAGGGTCAGCAAAGTGATGCTTACAAAGAGAGGTATGCACAAAGGCAGGCTTGTTTAGCATCAGCAGTCATTCTTCATCATGAGTTTCTGCCATTGACCTGGTAGCTGTTTTAGTTGGCATCAGCAGAGCAGCAGCAGGATCTTGTAACCCTTGAGTTCATAGTTTATACATCTGTTTTCACCCCAGCTAATCCATTTCTTCATTTACATTTGGATCAATCTCATGATTTAGAAGATGATACCATGCAAAAAAAGTGCCGTACCAATAATCTAGAAACATCAAATTTCAGAGGCTTTCCatcattgatgatgatgaagcaaGTTGTTTTGGTAGTATTCAATTGTCGATGTCCGCAACAAAGAAGTGATAATTATGTGTTCTCCTTAAAATTAACTCAAATCAATCTTTGCCAAGATACCTTATTGCACTCAGTTCTTTCCAAATTTGAAGCAGGTATCAAAAACACTTTGTTCGATTCATTCTCTGGTTGTGGaatgcttttctttttccttatcTGCTCTGAAATGCTTGTGTTTGTCATGCATTGGAATTCTCTATTTGAACTTTCTATACCTAGTAGCTTTTTCGCTgaaaatgattcaaaattaGTTGAATCTGCTAATGTTGCTTACGGATTGTTTTGGTAGTTATTTCTTTTGAAAGGTTCGTTAGCACCCCATTTCGGATATGGTATATAACTTTGTAGTATCACTTTGATGGCAAATATGTGACAGATTGAAAAAAATGGAAGTAGGTTCTTCTCTATATTCTGAAGTGTGTCCTTATAATTAAAATCTTAAGGACCATGTAAAATGCTGCTTCTGTACATTTACACTTTAATCTTGTGGTTGTTGTTTGATCAGGAAAAGCCCTTAACTTCATGTGATTttgtctctcttttcttttccagtGGCATTACATGTTTTTTGTCTGTTATCACATTATGTCTTTGTGGCCTCTATTAAAAATCAATTTAAGgtgaatattattgtaattTAATAAATGCTCTTTTAGAAATCATGCACGTATTACTTGTGGATGCCAGTTTTACTGAAATATTAATGAGCACATCTGATACATTTTTCCTTTGTGCAATGTGATACTGAAGTTTAGAGGGAGAACTACGGTGATGAAACTTTTACATTATTAGCCAGCTGGGGATCATTCAATAATTTACCAATATGAGCCAGTCATAATCTTTTGGTTTCTTTGTATAGCAAGAATGACCAAACTATTCAAACATTTGGTATTTTCGTAGTGCCACTGTGTAAAGCTCACCAAGAAAGTTACATCAGTATTATGACTATCGACAGATGGGAACAGGAATTCAGTTTGATAGACTGGGTACTTCGTAAGATACATTATTTTACTTGATACGAATATCTGTGAGTCCGTTTCTGATCCACCATTTCCCATGAGCAGTAACATGATATATAATTTGTGAGCTTGTAGTCGAGGATCTTTTGCATTGATATGTATGTTGAATACGGTGGTTCTTTCTAACACAATTTTGATGAGTGGCTTATTCTGTATGACATGTTTATTCATAgaataatttaattaaattgaACTGCTAAATAATTTGGTTAGTAGTCAGCTTTCATAACAAGGCAGTCCATCTAGCAAGTGTGGCATCCTGTGCAATTAGGATAGTAACATTTACTTTTTCATAAAAGGAAAAGGGAACTAGATTTTGCATGCTAATAatgaaattgaaaaaatattttgaatccTTGTTCATGATGAAAATCTGACCGGTTTGAGATGCACAATTTTTTGTTTGACAAAAACAACTTGCATACTTGAATCTCTGTTGTCTGATTCTGACTTGAGTATTGCAATCTAATTTTCATGGCTTCCTCAGCAGCAAGTGGTTTATCAACTTGGTAGAATCAGGTGTCATTCCATTTCTAGTGGTTCAACTTGATAGAACTCTTCACATCTTCTAGAATAAAATGCTGAATTATTGCTAAGCTTTTGTGCCAGTTTATCGTGTGGAATGGTATCACTTTATGATGAGGAATGAAGTATGGAAGTTGTGCATGTATCCATTGTTCTTATGTGTGGCGTGAAGTTCCCTCCTTTGATTCTGAACCCCGAAGTTATCAATTCTCTTTTGCATGAAACTGGTGCCTGCTTGAGCTTTTGGTGCTTGCAACATTTGATGGAATGCATTACTAATTTGCTACAAGTTACTGTTGTACGGTTCTGATGTGGAGGTCAGTTCAGTCTTGCAATTTGTGCATGCCAGACTTAT is a genomic window of Phragmites australis chromosome 24, lpPhrAust1.1, whole genome shotgun sequence containing:
- the LOC133907434 gene encoding F-box/kelch-repeat protein SKIP11-like; its protein translation is MDLCDKGEEGEDMALQGGDSCLAPTESQWAEGLLGGGGVGHKRRAPEDSVEEVQELDEADCCGGGKRSKPSSPQPHTPDIREAHAPCRRIVVAGGGGNLIGEIGRDLSISCLLRLSRSEYGSVASLSRDFRSLVRGGEIYRLRRQNNISEHWVYFSCNVLEWDAYDLYSERRISVPKMPPDECFMCSDKESLAVGTELLVFGMAHIVFRYSILTNSWTRGEVMNSPRCLFGSASIGEKAYVAGGTDSGGRILSSAELYNSETHRWTPLPSMNRARKNCSGVFMDGKFYVIGGVTNNNKVLTCGEEYDVQSRSWKVIENMSEGLNGVSGAPPLIAVVKNELYAADYSEKDVKKYDKQNNKWITLGKLPERSVSMNGWGLAFRACGERLIVIGGPRTSVGGTIELNSWVPDDKPPVWNLIARRPSGNFVYNCAVMGC